Proteins from a single region of Streptomyces canus:
- a CDS encoding restriction endonuclease has protein sequence MSPRRRRRKSDEDLLVALGGVVVVGLVLVKVGEWVWAHWWVLVVLGLLALLVLAGWIYRQVDQMRTAQLRVEGLTYSLGQLDAMHHSTFENAVRDLLARDGSRDALRCGGRGDLGADVKGHDPLGRLWVIQCKHRRKGLDGSAVGTPELQTLNGTGRPVHGGDVVVMVTNGRISSPARDFARHQRLHLVDRRVLEQWARGGRPLWEILPAVPPPRKPPQLR, from the coding sequence GTGAGCCCGCGTCGGCGGCGGCGCAAGAGCGATGAAGATCTGCTCGTCGCGCTGGGCGGGGTCGTGGTCGTCGGGTTGGTGCTGGTCAAGGTCGGAGAGTGGGTGTGGGCGCACTGGTGGGTCCTGGTCGTACTCGGCCTGCTGGCGCTTCTCGTCCTCGCGGGCTGGATCTACCGGCAGGTTGACCAGATGCGGACCGCGCAGCTGCGGGTTGAGGGCCTGACCTACTCGCTCGGCCAGCTGGATGCCATGCACCACAGCACCTTCGAGAACGCCGTGCGTGACCTGCTGGCCCGGGACGGCTCCCGCGACGCGCTGCGCTGCGGCGGCCGGGGTGACCTCGGCGCCGACGTGAAGGGGCACGATCCGCTCGGTCGGCTGTGGGTGATCCAGTGCAAGCACCGCAGGAAAGGCCTGGACGGCTCGGCTGTCGGGACTCCGGAGCTGCAGACGCTCAACGGCACCGGCCGGCCGGTGCACGGCGGCGACGTCGTCGTGATGGTGACCAACGGGAGGATCTCCTCGCCTGCCCGCGACTTCGCCCGGCACCAGCGCCTACACCTGGTCGACCGGCGAGTGCTGGAGCAGTGGGCCCGGGGCGGGCGACCGCTGTGGGAGATCCTCCCGGCTGTTCCCCCGCCCCGGAAGCCTCCACAGCTTCGCTGA
- a CDS encoding endonuclease domain-containing protein, which yields MASLDELPPYRRAQLLWRWADQGAEFVEYLVHNAKKRPCDLPTPPPGPPGRTLALPGDDGRFHLDRAGRMLCGETEAAGVWSHRQRCGWIERAHGPQEWKGGRLDDPDTVVGGSLVAEWTVRATGPGVDPGTVDRADRCQGGRYELMHLWPPRPARTASIRRLRAALVDALGADCHLCGLYPGSMVDHDHQTGQVRGFLCAYCNRGLEECPHLTDCPRADYLLVPPAAGLNLTYPASQQWRPKESTRQRVIEQLGFDPFEGLHRAP from the coding sequence ATGGCGAGCCTGGATGAACTGCCCCCGTACCGGCGGGCACAGCTGCTGTGGCGCTGGGCCGACCAGGGCGCCGAGTTCGTCGAGTACCTGGTGCACAACGCCAAGAAACGGCCCTGCGACCTGCCGACTCCGCCGCCCGGGCCGCCGGGCAGAACCCTCGCACTCCCCGGCGACGACGGCCGGTTCCATCTCGATCGGGCGGGCCGGATGCTGTGCGGGGAGACGGAGGCCGCCGGCGTCTGGAGCCATCGCCAGCGCTGCGGGTGGATCGAGCGGGCGCACGGCCCGCAGGAGTGGAAGGGCGGCCGCCTGGACGACCCCGACACGGTGGTCGGGGGCTCCCTTGTCGCCGAGTGGACGGTCCGGGCGACCGGGCCGGGTGTGGATCCGGGCACCGTCGACCGGGCGGACCGCTGCCAGGGCGGGCGGTACGAGCTGATGCACCTATGGCCGCCGCGCCCGGCCCGTACGGCGTCCATCCGGCGCCTGCGTGCGGCGCTGGTCGACGCGCTCGGCGCCGACTGCCACCTGTGCGGCCTGTACCCCGGGTCGATGGTCGACCATGACCATCAGACGGGGCAGGTGAGAGGGTTTCTGTGCGCCTACTGCAACCGGGGGTTGGAGGAGTGCCCGCACCTCACCGACTGTCCGAGGGCCGACTATCTGCTCGTGCCTCCGGCGGCTGGGCTGAACCTCACCTACCCGGCCAGCCAGCAGTGGCGGCCCAAGGAGTCCACCCGCCAGCGGGTGATCGAGCAGCTCGGGTTCGACCCCTTCGAGGGGCTGCACCGAGCTCCGTAG